From the Deinococcus aquaticus genome, one window contains:
- a CDS encoding transposase, which translates to MNPKNARARRLYSDILTCFSRKQHRDSFQVFLDLLLDGSGRPLPTRATVKSPSAISRFLNHTSWDLRTLCRFMRQAALQLFNDTWKHAPHQRPRLEFLVDLTSLEKAGKFSGLSDWMHVLNAVHGVHLVVLYICCGDLKLPWAFQIWRGKGTSSPAALALKLLRTVPPVMLQGKRRPRLHADGGFESAEFIEAVLEREIDIVIGVRRNRTLANGTPIHELMTRGYKAQLQGLKPTMYVSWAWLYRNKEPEQRFVMSNINLGGKYLARVGKRRWRIEGFFKTIKGRFGLERFAQHSKTGVMRWWCLSGLAYLLCHLADQDVPPRPPGTWPDWGALARTVRFSFIPEVRRRALQLELSELDAFQDALSAPAP; encoded by the coding sequence AACATCGCGACTCCTTTCAGGTCTTCCTGGACCTCCTCCTCGACGGTTCCGGCCGTCCCCTGCCCACTCGCGCAACCGTCAAATCGCCCTCCGCGATCAGTCGCTTCCTCAACCACACGAGCTGGGATCTCCGGACGCTCTGCCGCTTCATGCGCCAGGCTGCACTTCAGCTCTTCAATGACACGTGGAAACATGCTCCACACCAGCGTCCCCGGCTCGAATTCCTGGTCGACCTCACCAGTCTCGAAAAAGCAGGAAAGTTCTCCGGACTCTCCGACTGGATGCACGTCCTGAACGCCGTTCACGGCGTTCACCTGGTCGTCCTGTACATCTGCTGTGGAGACCTGAAGCTCCCCTGGGCCTTTCAGATCTGGCGTGGAAAAGGCACGTCCTCACCCGCCGCGTTAGCCCTCAAACTGCTCCGCACTGTTCCACCCGTCATGCTTCAGGGGAAGCGCCGCCCCCGTCTGCATGCAGACGGGGGCTTCGAAAGTGCGGAGTTCATTGAGGCCGTCCTGGAAAGAGAAATAGACATCGTGATTGGTGTCCGGCGCAACAGAACACTCGCGAATGGGACACCCATTCACGAGCTGATGACCCGCGGGTACAAGGCACAACTCCAGGGTCTGAAACCCACCATGTACGTCTCGTGGGCATGGCTATACCGGAACAAAGAGCCAGAGCAGCGCTTCGTCATGTCGAACATCAACCTGGGCGGCAAGTACCTGGCCAGAGTCGGGAAACGCCGCTGGCGGATCGAGGGCTTCTTCAAGACCATCAAGGGGCGGTTCGGCCTGGAGCGGTTCGCGCAGCACAGCAAAACAGGTGTGATGCGGTGGTGGTGTCTCTCAGGGCTGGCGTATCTGCTCTGCCACTTGGCAGATCAGGATGTGCCGCCCAGACCACCGGGAACATGGCCAGATTGGGGAGCGTTAGCGAGAACCGTTCGGTTCTCGTTTATCCCAGAAGTGCGTCGTAGAGCGCTTCAACTGGAACTTTCCGAGCTTGATGCCTTCCAGGACGCACTTTCTGCTCCTGCTCCCTAA
- a CDS encoding replication initiator protein A — protein sequence MGLISIQRKIAPDYTSWKVSFERGGVKSEIECDGAQKFGVPHGVDNDSYLAMQDLYLEQGCPEDGVIVFTMYRLLQMCGLEDSGANRKMMRQSLERLAATTYWIGGAWRSHEEDDWIVASFRLIEKLVFTRARKDVDGAKMIAVTLPRELTRNIRNGYFKPVSMTLLRTLGQPARAAYRVIDALRHDPVQHQTRTASLHIGLMELAQRCGIASDKPDKIRRTLEPIHEDLLAARYLKEVSIVGRGKQQEVLYVFGQGAPEPDAALVDLLTGMKVPLAASRKAALDYPLLVRDGVAQARAILSAGYKPKNHVGFVLDVVRSYGNGKYQWPEGTRTAGARPAVRTVTAAPVPLDVPDVPVTSRSAEELARTLGFLLRTPRLSRDVLAKLPHDVLVDAHQKVVGQPGQRHDSLIEALLKLAEERPLLPSDTDSG from the coding sequence CTGGGCCTCATTTCCATCCAGCGCAAGATTGCTCCCGACTACACCTCATGGAAGGTTTCCTTCGAACGTGGCGGCGTCAAGAGTGAGATCGAATGCGACGGCGCCCAGAAGTTCGGCGTTCCGCACGGCGTCGATAACGACAGTTACCTCGCCATGCAGGACCTGTACCTGGAGCAGGGCTGCCCGGAAGACGGCGTGATCGTGTTCACGATGTACCGATTGCTGCAGATGTGCGGCCTTGAAGACAGTGGCGCGAACAGGAAGATGATGCGTCAGAGTCTGGAGCGGCTGGCGGCCACGACGTACTGGATTGGTGGTGCCTGGCGGAGCCATGAGGAAGACGACTGGATCGTGGCGAGCTTCCGTCTGATTGAGAAACTCGTGTTCACGCGGGCCAGGAAGGACGTGGACGGAGCCAAGATGATCGCGGTCACGCTGCCCAGGGAACTGACCCGTAACATCCGCAACGGGTACTTCAAGCCTGTGAGCATGACGCTGTTGCGGACGCTGGGGCAACCCGCGCGCGCGGCGTACCGGGTCATCGACGCCCTGCGGCATGATCCTGTCCAGCATCAGACCCGCACGGCAAGCCTGCATATTGGGCTGATGGAACTGGCCCAGCGGTGCGGCATTGCCAGTGACAAGCCCGATAAGATCCGCAGGACGCTTGAACCTATTCATGAGGACCTTCTGGCCGCCCGTTACCTGAAAGAGGTGTCCATTGTCGGACGTGGGAAGCAGCAGGAAGTCCTCTACGTGTTCGGTCAGGGAGCGCCTGAACCCGACGCTGCTCTGGTGGATCTGCTGACCGGCATGAAAGTCCCGCTTGCCGCTTCGAGGAAAGCGGCCCTGGATTACCCGCTCCTGGTCCGTGATGGCGTCGCTCAGGCCAGAGCAATCCTGAGTGCTGGCTATAAACCCAAGAACCATGTTGGATTTGTGTTGGATGTGGTCCGCAGTTACGGGAACGGGAAGTACCAGTGGCCGGAAGGGACCCGGACGGCCGGGGCGCGGCCTGCAGTCAGGACCGTCACCGCTGCCCCGGTTCCCCTGGATGTGCCTGACGTGCCGGTCACGTCCCGTTCTGCTGAGGAACTCGCCCGGACCCTCGGATTCCTGCTGCGCACGCCTCGTCTGTCCAGGGACGTGCTGGCGAAATTACCGCATGACGTGCTGGTCGACGCGCACCAGAAGGTGGTCGGGCAGCCTGGGCAGCGGCATGACTCGTTGATTGAGGCATTACTGAAGCTGGCAGAGGAAAGACCGCTATTACCCTCTGATACGGACTCCGGTTGA
- the tnpB gene encoding IS200/IS605 family element RNA-guided endonuclease TnpB, which yields MESITPPRRNRASIVRLYPNAAQTERINRTLGCARFVYNHFLARRIETYRQDGKGMTYAATDKALTLLKREEGTAWLAEVDKFALQQSLRDLERAYQNFFRTAGKSGKKVGFPKFKKKRTGEAYRTQFTNNNIEIGEGRIKLPKLGWVKTRGQREVQGKILNVTVRRVHEGYYEASVLCEVEIPYLSTAPRFAAGVDVGIKDFAIVTDGKGEFEHHANPKYYRSTLKKLRKAQKTLSRRKKGSARYGRAKTTLAQIHKRVANKRQDFIHKLTTSLVREYEIICTEHLKPGNMRKNRRLALSISDAGWGEFIRQLEYKATWYGRMVSKINPYFPSSQMCHDCGFKNPAVKNLAVREWTCPNCGETHDRDENAALNIRREGLVAAGMSDTQNAHGDCVSPASVGSGLRSENHATSVV from the coding sequence ATGGAATCTATCACTCCCCCCAGGCGGAATAGGGCGTCCATTGTCCGGCTGTATCCGAACGCGGCTCAGACCGAGCGGATCAACCGCACGTTGGGATGCGCCCGGTTCGTCTATAACCACTTCCTTGCCCGCCGCATCGAAACCTACCGCCAGGACGGCAAGGGCATGACGTACGCCGCGACCGACAAGGCACTGACCCTGCTCAAGCGAGAAGAGGGCACGGCGTGGCTGGCTGAGGTGGACAAGTTCGCGCTGCAACAGTCCCTGCGCGACCTTGAGCGGGCGTACCAGAACTTCTTCCGCACCGCCGGGAAGTCCGGCAAGAAGGTGGGCTTTCCGAAGTTCAAGAAGAAGCGAACGGGTGAGGCATACCGCACCCAGTTCACGAACAACAACATCGAGATTGGCGAAGGGCGCATCAAACTCCCCAAATTGGGCTGGGTGAAGACCAGGGGTCAGCGGGAGGTGCAGGGGAAAATCCTGAACGTCACCGTGCGCCGTGTCCATGAGGGCTACTACGAAGCGTCTGTTCTCTGCGAGGTCGAAATTCCTTACCTGAGCACTGCGCCCAGGTTCGCGGCAGGTGTGGATGTCGGCATCAAGGACTTTGCCATCGTGACCGATGGCAAGGGGGAGTTTGAACATCATGCGAATCCGAAATACTACCGTTCCACCCTGAAGAAGCTCCGAAAGGCTCAGAAAACCCTGTCCCGCCGCAAGAAGGGCAGCGCACGTTACGGGAGAGCAAAAACCACGCTCGCTCAGATACACAAGCGCGTCGCCAACAAGCGGCAGGACTTCATCCACAAGCTCACGACCTCTCTGGTGCGGGAGTACGAAATCATCTGTACTGAACACCTCAAGCCCGGCAACATGCGGAAGAATCGCAGGCTGGCACTCAGCATCAGCGACGCAGGCTGGGGCGAGTTCATCCGGCAACTGGAGTACAAGGCGACGTGGTACGGGCGGATGGTGTCCAAGATCAACCCCTACTTCCCGTCCAGTCAGATGTGCCACGACTGCGGATTCAAGAACCCGGCCGTGAAGAACCTCGCCGTCCGCGAGTGGACTTGCCCCAACTGTGGCGAGACCCATGACCGAGACGAGAACGCCGCACTGAACATCCGGCGCGAAGGACTGGTGGCCGCTGGGATGTCGGACACCCAAAACGCTCATGGAGATTGCGTCAGCCCCGCTTCGGTGGGCAGTGGTCTGCGAAGTGAGAATCACGCGACTTCAGTCGTGTGA
- a CDS encoding helix-turn-helix domain-containing protein, protein MADFLAEHGLTAYALGKAMGTSYMNTVYRMARRGHEPSRIDLPTLVNVLDGLRTLTGKEVEIADILIYEPGVRPEG, encoded by the coding sequence TTGGCCGACTTTCTGGCGGAACATGGGCTCACGGCGTATGCCCTGGGCAAAGCCATGGGGACGAGCTACATGAATACGGTCTACCGCATGGCCAGGCGCGGCCATGAGCCTTCACGGATTGATCTGCCCACACTCGTGAACGTGCTGGACGGTCTGAGAACGTTGACGGGCAAAGAGGTCGAGATTGCCGACATCTTGATCTACGAACCAGGCGTCAGACCGGAAGGCTGA
- a CDS encoding transposase, with product MPRIPSLPHSIITAQLNRVTSLSGLIPYSTLCKSAISKEMARDSFASTEDFKRRARNAPEGAFLAIDFVMVPHAGRTMEGVNYHYSGQAQTRLGHQFTSAALVRFGEDPVPLLERFKVSQALHTERYPYRTATQEMIHVVQDCLAAGVPMAGLLLDGEFGRDAAVTFSREHQIPVLIRAKANMTVQFEGEGLTLGALSRQFPPERCHLYAEFGWRVRRLSVTREVGGFDVLIVWRKVHGEWTRFFLFSTFGGDVTVRSLLRAWKARWGIEVIHRFFKQNLGLGRCHCRTIQAQENWVWCVVEAFHAVLRVRREVPGMTWRAAQRQAAQNAEKYVLTGMEQDGPLLDAA from the coding sequence ATGCCTCGCATCCCCAGCCTACCGCACAGCATCATCACCGCTCAGCTGAACCGGGTCACCAGCCTCAGTGGCCTCATCCCCTACAGCACCCTGTGTAAAAGTGCCATCTCCAAAGAGATGGCGCGGGACTCCTTCGCCTCCACGGAGGACTTCAAGCGTCGAGCCAGGAACGCGCCGGAGGGCGCGTTCCTGGCCATTGATTTCGTCATGGTGCCCCACGCCGGACGGACGATGGAAGGCGTGAACTACCACTACAGCGGTCAGGCCCAGACCCGTCTGGGCCATCAGTTCACCTCCGCGGCCCTGGTCAGGTTCGGTGAAGATCCAGTTCCGTTGCTGGAGCGCTTCAAGGTTTCCCAGGCCCTGCATACAGAGCGCTATCCTTACCGTACAGCGACTCAGGAAATGATCCACGTCGTCCAGGATTGCCTCGCGGCGGGCGTCCCCATGGCGGGTCTCCTCCTGGATGGGGAGTTCGGGCGGGACGCGGCTGTGACCTTCAGTCGCGAGCATCAGATTCCGGTATTGATCCGTGCCAAAGCCAATATGACCGTGCAGTTCGAGGGTGAGGGACTCACCCTCGGTGCGCTGAGTCGGCAGTTCCCTCCAGAACGCTGCCACCTGTACGCGGAGTTCGGGTGGCGTGTCCGTCGATTGTCGGTCACCCGTGAGGTCGGTGGGTTCGATGTCCTGATCGTGTGGCGCAAGGTGCACGGGGAGTGGACACGGTTTTTCCTGTTCAGCACGTTTGGTGGTGACGTCACGGTTCGCTCACTGCTGCGGGCCTGGAAGGCCCGCTGGGGAATTGAGGTGATTCACCGGTTCTTCAAGCAGAACCTGGGACTGGGACGCTGTCATTGCCGGACGATCCAGGCGCAGGAGAACTGGGTGTGGTGCGTGGTGGAGGCCTTTCACGCGGTGTTACGGGTGCGTAGGGAAGTACCGGGAATGACGTGGCGGGCCGCACAACGGCAGGCAGCTCAGAATGCCGAAAAGTACGTCCTGACCGGGATGGAGCAGGACGGCCCCCTGCTTGACGCCGCGTGA
- a CDS encoding MBOAT family O-acyltransferase — protein MVFSSYVFLLVFLPLFLVTYALTPARLRSWTILLGSLLFYAWAQPAALGLLVAVIVFTYLIGGRVLASAGRVRWTWLTLGVTGNLAMLGYFKYANMAASSVNSVRNVLGFDEFTWTQIVLPVGLSFYIFHAISYLVDLHRGAAKAPRNIIDFAAFVSLFPHLVAGPILRFHLLADQFRERTHTPEKFALGAQRVMIGLSMKVLLADPLAPLVNAAYTAARPSADDAWLGSVAYTLQLFFDFAGYSHMAIGLALMLGFRFPENFLDPYTATSITAFWQRWHVSLGTFLREYVYIPLGGNRHGLTRTNLNLFLTMAVGGLWHGANWTFVLWGMWNGAFLVLERVLSKKFGRPPPPAWYAVPKVMLIVILGRVLFRSENVAHAGEVYRGLAGLNGAALTPDVALTVTPERLAVMLAGVAVVYGAPLWNRRAAPQSALRTAPQYALIPVFLLAVATLAAQQYAPFLYFQF, from the coding sequence TTGGTGTTCAGTTCGTACGTGTTTCTCCTCGTCTTCCTTCCTCTCTTCCTGGTGACGTACGCTCTGACACCGGCCCGCCTGCGGTCATGGACGATCCTGCTCGGCAGTCTGCTGTTCTACGCGTGGGCGCAACCGGCGGCGCTGGGCCTGCTGGTGGCCGTGATCGTCTTCACGTACCTGATCGGCGGCCGGGTACTGGCCAGTGCCGGGCGCGTCCGCTGGACGTGGCTGACCCTCGGCGTGACAGGCAACCTTGCCATGCTGGGGTACTTCAAGTACGCGAACATGGCCGCCAGCAGCGTGAACTCGGTGCGGAACGTGCTGGGCTTCGACGAGTTCACCTGGACGCAGATCGTGCTGCCGGTCGGGCTGTCCTTCTACATCTTCCACGCAATCAGTTACCTCGTAGACCTGCACCGCGGCGCGGCGAAGGCCCCGCGGAACATCATCGACTTCGCGGCGTTCGTGAGTCTGTTTCCGCATCTGGTGGCCGGGCCGATCCTGCGCTTTCACCTGCTCGCCGATCAGTTCCGCGAGCGGACGCACACGCCAGAGAAATTCGCGCTGGGCGCGCAGCGCGTCATGATCGGGCTGAGCATGAAAGTCCTGCTGGCCGATCCGCTCGCGCCACTCGTGAACGCCGCGTACACGGCCGCGCGTCCCAGCGCCGACGACGCGTGGCTGGGCAGCGTGGCGTACACCCTGCAGCTGTTCTTCGATTTCGCCGGGTACAGCCACATGGCCATCGGGCTGGCCCTGATGCTGGGCTTCCGCTTCCCGGAGAACTTCCTGGATCCGTACACGGCGACGTCCATCACGGCGTTCTGGCAGCGCTGGCACGTGAGTCTGGGCACGTTCCTGCGGGAGTACGTGTACATCCCCCTGGGCGGCAACCGGCACGGACTGACCCGCACGAACCTGAACCTGTTCCTGACCATGGCGGTCGGCGGTCTGTGGCACGGCGCAAACTGGACGTTCGTGCTGTGGGGCATGTGGAACGGCGCGTTCCTGGTGCTGGAGCGCGTCCTGAGCAAGAAGTTCGGCCGTCCGCCGCCGCCCGCGTGGTACGCCGTGCCGAAAGTCATGCTGATCGTGATCCTGGGCCGCGTGCTGTTCCGCAGTGAGAACGTCGCGCACGCCGGCGAGGTGTACCGCGGGCTGGCCGGACTGAACGGCGCGGCCCTCACGCCCGACGTGGCCCTGACCGTGACGCCCGAACGGCTGGCCGTGATGCTCGCGGGCGTGGCCGTCGTGTACGGCGCGCCGCTCTGGAACCGCCGCGCCGCGCCGCAATCCGCGCTGCGGACCGCGCCACAGTACGCCCTGATTCCGGTGTTCCTGCTGGCCGTCGCTACCCTCGCCGCGCAGCAGTACGCGCCGTTCCTGTACTTCCAGTTCTGA
- a CDS encoding alginate O-acetyltransferase AlgX-related protein has product MTTNPPTHTAAPATAGTVSTAAGSARPSARLVDQLRAAARLPRPLLLTGGTFLLLISGGLIAATRAALTPDPRHAVPVSGDALRSGKTFHALEAHLDANLPGRDALIATANTARYLTVRGGTDEVRLGRDGWLFLTSEFAAHPQAQRRLTARADLTAQLSRNLAARGVTLLVAVSPNKSRVQAAQLPGGALPGWVDARQYETYQAMLRARGVATADLVTPMLAVAAKTAQYYRTDTHWNQDGARTAAQATAQAVRTVAADLPVSTFTTTHAPETARPGDLLNLMGLQHVPDALRPHADREATETTLGSGAGGLLGAAPQVMLAGSSYGLRGNYAGALQEALGSAVLNVSREGADFSGSLRPALSDPAFLDSPPRVLIWEIPQRFLPLPLAGEDQRPFDVP; this is encoded by the coding sequence GTGACCACCAACCCCCCCACCCACACGGCGGCACCGGCAACAGCGGGCACAGTCAGTACAGCTGCGGGCAGCGCCCGTCCGTCCGCCCGACTGGTTGATCAGCTGCGCGCAGCGGCCCGGCTGCCGCGCCCGCTGCTGCTGACCGGCGGGACGTTCCTGCTGCTGATCTCCGGCGGTCTGATCGCCGCCACACGCGCCGCCCTGACACCCGACCCGCGCCACGCCGTGCCCGTCAGCGGGGATGCACTGCGGAGCGGCAAGACGTTCCACGCCCTGGAAGCTCACCTGGACGCCAACCTGCCAGGACGGGACGCGCTGATCGCCACGGCCAATACGGCGCGGTACCTGACGGTGCGCGGCGGCACGGACGAGGTCCGCCTGGGACGGGACGGCTGGTTGTTCCTGACCTCGGAATTCGCGGCGCACCCGCAGGCGCAGCGCCGCCTCACGGCCCGCGCGGACCTGACCGCGCAGCTGTCACGGAACCTCGCGGCGCGCGGCGTGACCCTGCTGGTCGCCGTGAGCCCCAACAAGAGCCGCGTGCAAGCCGCGCAGCTGCCCGGCGGCGCCCTGCCCGGCTGGGTGGACGCCCGCCAGTACGAGACGTACCAGGCGATGCTGCGCGCGCGGGGCGTGGCGACCGCCGACCTAGTCACGCCGATGCTGGCCGTCGCCGCAAAGACCGCGCAGTACTACCGCACCGACACCCACTGGAATCAGGACGGCGCGCGCACCGCCGCGCAGGCGACCGCGCAGGCCGTCCGGACCGTTGCGGCGGACCTGCCCGTCTCGACCTTCACCACCACCCACGCGCCCGAAACGGCCCGCCCCGGCGACCTGCTGAACCTGATGGGCCTCCAGCACGTCCCGGACGCCCTGCGCCCCCACGCGGACCGCGAGGCGACCGAAACCACGCTCGGCAGCGGCGCCGGCGGCCTGCTCGGCGCGGCCCCGCAGGTCATGCTGGCCGGCAGCAGCTACGGCCTGCGCGGCAACTACGCCGGGGCGCTGCAGGAAGCGCTGGGCAGCGCCGTCCTGAACGTCAGCCGCGAAGGCGCGGACTTCAGCGGCAGCCTCCGCCCGGCCCTGAGCGACCCGGCCTTCCTGGACAGCCCGCCCCGCGTGCTGATCTGGGAGATCCCGCAGCGCTTCCTGCCGCTCCCACTGGCCGGGGAGGACCAGCGTCCCTTCGACGTTCCCTGA
- a CDS encoding alginate O-acetyltransferase AlgF — protein MNRTLITLTALTLSASLAAAQEALYAPAPPAGSAFIRVASVNASAPITLDGRALSGKQAARTVSAYTVVKQGEHTLKLGASTLKLNVTGGTYVTLVAQSGKLRALPAEQPGGVTKARVTLYNLSDAPASLTTADGGTRLLDGVAPGTQKSLSVNAVTAALGVIGDGNRVLQAFPAEALKAGASYSAFVFGSGGARSATWVAPTVK, from the coding sequence ATGAACCGCACCCTGATCACCCTGACCGCCCTGACCCTGAGCGCCTCCCTCGCCGCCGCGCAGGAAGCCCTGTACGCCCCCGCCCCACCCGCCGGTTCCGCATTCATCCGCGTGGCGAGCGTGAACGCCAGCGCCCCCATCACCCTGGACGGCCGCGCCCTGAGCGGCAAGCAGGCAGCCCGCACGGTCAGCGCGTACACGGTCGTCAAGCAGGGCGAACACACCCTGAAGCTGGGCGCCAGCACCCTGAAACTGAACGTGACGGGCGGCACGTACGTCACGCTGGTCGCGCAGAGCGGCAAGTTGCGCGCCCTGCCGGCCGAGCAGCCCGGCGGAGTCACGAAAGCCCGCGTGACGCTGTACAACCTCAGTGACGCCCCCGCCAGCCTCACCACGGCCGACGGCGGCACCCGCCTGCTCGACGGTGTGGCGCCCGGCACGCAGAAATCACTCAGCGTCAATGCAGTCACAGCGGCGCTGGGCGTCATAGGCGACGGAAACCGCGTCCTGCAGGCCTTCCCCGCCGAGGCCCTGAAAGCCGGGGCGAGCTACAGCGCTTTCGTGTTCGGCAGCGGCGGCGCCCGCAGCGCCACGTGGGTCGCCCCCACCGTCAAGTAG
- a CDS encoding alginate O-acetyltransferase AlgX-related protein, translating into MPAVTHRTFLSALTVLSAALLLSTSARAATTPATAVPASCGVTLDQKAWMFQGEQGFYYYGDELSGRWMNRPWNEARAAFVPAAVTLAAALKTHGVTLVLAPVPPRSFAQPHLNLQNPTQKAFDLPGAQGFYRALVSDLRAAGLPTADLLAPALAQGDAGVFRQDIHWTPEGAQAAARATADAVRAAGQKAGSAPFVSLRAGTLTRQVQDQPVLGQIQTLCGLTVPPETYSDYQAVPAAPLVAGAGNFGASEGTVRWAFGPVATVSFVTASAGKVTVNATFETPIAGQSVEVLSGGKVIDTISGLKRGENVTRAWTVDAAAGQNSLDLRFADYNGGQTSFAPGDGRPMAVIFKTLNVQGSGNSADLIKLQASGDLLGGAADTVLVGASSSLPSLNYAGFLQTELSRRIDNVSFGGAGVFSSLKDYLLDEAYALSKPGTLIWQIPLLGGDDTAESDLRFVTAAARGAGAEVSRASGAGSARVTVPGLTAGAARVRVSDPATRTVTIKVTSDRGTREFRVTNSERMTHRQEFLLDLSGLGTVTAVEAAATGTLDLNVVK; encoded by the coding sequence ATGCCTGCCGTCACTCACCGCACCTTCCTGTCCGCCCTGACCGTCCTGAGCGCCGCCCTGCTGCTCAGCACGTCCGCCCGCGCCGCCACCACACCGGCTACTGCTGTGCCCGCTTCGTGCGGCGTCACGCTGGACCAGAAAGCCTGGATGTTCCAGGGTGAGCAGGGCTTCTACTACTACGGGGATGAACTGTCGGGCCGCTGGATGAACCGCCCCTGGAACGAGGCGCGCGCCGCGTTCGTGCCGGCCGCCGTGACCCTGGCCGCCGCCCTGAAAACCCACGGCGTGACGCTGGTACTGGCGCCCGTACCGCCCCGCAGTTTCGCGCAGCCGCACCTGAACCTGCAAAACCCCACCCAGAAAGCCTTCGACCTGCCCGGCGCGCAGGGCTTCTACCGCGCGCTGGTCAGCGACCTGCGGGCCGCCGGGCTGCCCACCGCCGACCTGCTGGCACCGGCCCTGGCGCAGGGAGACGCGGGCGTGTTCCGGCAGGACATCCACTGGACACCTGAAGGCGCGCAAGCCGCCGCCAGAGCCACGGCCGACGCGGTCCGCGCCGCCGGGCAGAAAGCTGGCAGCGCACCCTTCGTGAGCCTGCGCGCCGGGACCCTCACCCGGCAGGTGCAGGACCAGCCGGTCCTGGGGCAGATTCAGACGCTGTGCGGCCTGACCGTTCCCCCCGAAACGTACAGCGACTACCAGGCGGTGCCGGCCGCGCCGCTCGTGGCCGGAGCGGGCAACTTCGGAGCCAGTGAAGGTACCGTCCGCTGGGCGTTCGGGCCGGTCGCGACCGTGTCGTTCGTGACGGCCAGCGCCGGGAAGGTCACGGTGAACGCCACCTTCGAAACGCCCATCGCGGGGCAAAGCGTGGAAGTCCTGTCGGGCGGGAAGGTCATCGACACCATCAGCGGCCTGAAACGCGGTGAGAACGTCACGCGCGCCTGGACGGTCGACGCGGCGGCAGGGCAGAACAGCCTCGACCTGCGCTTCGCGGACTACAACGGCGGCCAGACCAGCTTCGCGCCCGGCGACGGCCGCCCCATGGCCGTGATCTTCAAGACCCTGAACGTGCAGGGCAGCGGGAACAGCGCCGACCTGATCAAACTGCAGGCGAGCGGCGACCTGCTCGGCGGGGCCGCCGATACCGTCCTCGTGGGCGCCAGCAGCAGCCTGCCCTCCCTGAACTACGCCGGGTTCCTGCAGACCGAACTGTCGCGGCGCATCGACAACGTCTCCTTCGGCGGGGCCGGCGTGTTCTCCAGCCTCAAGGACTACCTGCTCGACGAGGCGTATGCGCTGAGCAAGCCCGGCACGCTGATCTGGCAGATTCCGCTCCTGGGCGGCGACGACACCGCCGAGAGCGACCTGCGGTTCGTCACGGCCGCCGCGCGCGGAGCCGGCGCGGAAGTCAGCCGCGCCAGCGGCGCCGGCAGCGCCCGCGTCACCGTTCCCGGCCTGACCGCCGGGGCCGCCCGCGTGCGGGTCAGCGATCCCGCCACCCGGACCGTCACCATCAAGGTCACCAGCGACCGGGGCACGCGCGAGTTCAGGGTCACCAACTCCGAACGCATGACCCACCGGCAGGAGTTCTTGCTGGACCTCAGCGGCCTCGGCACCGTCACGGCGGTCGAAGCGGCCGCCACCGGAACGCTCGACCTGAACGTCGTGAAGTAG